A stretch of the Neptunomonas phycophila genome encodes the following:
- a CDS encoding NAD(P)/FAD-dependent oxidoreductase — protein sequence MTAATSKPHLVIIGTGMAGGRLLEELMRRSTDHFTISVFGEEPHPNYNRIMLSPLLAGEVSAEDIVLNPLDWYKEHNITLYAGERIVGIDKAAKRVVGDQGTQLEYDHLVFATGSLPARIPTPGQHLNHIYAFRTMADVDSIIHSSKSAKSAVVVGGGLLGLEAAYGLAIKGIKTTVVNRAGHVLNRQLDEAAGEMLRQAMLEKGVDTALNADIKEFTGSDRVTGVALESGEVIAADLVIIAIGITPNTALAHAAGLNVGRGIIVDDYLVTSDPHISGLGECIEHRGETFGLVAPIWDQARLLADRLVFNTQLPYLSSAVPTKLKVSGIDLFSAGEVNGLPEDRIVILQDPSQRAYRKLIIRDQKLVGIVLFGDVQDGNWYFELLEQQSKVDDLLPHLMFGQAFCRQALEHNNQPENALTGASL from the coding sequence ATGACAGCAGCGACATCAAAACCACATTTAGTGATTATCGGCACCGGTATGGCTGGTGGGCGTTTACTAGAAGAGCTGATGCGCCGAAGTACTGACCACTTCACTATTTCTGTTTTTGGCGAAGAACCGCACCCTAATTACAACCGCATTATGCTTTCACCATTACTGGCGGGCGAAGTTTCAGCAGAAGACATCGTTCTTAACCCATTGGACTGGTACAAAGAGCACAATATTACGCTTTACGCGGGTGAGCGCATTGTTGGTATTGATAAAGCCGCTAAAAGAGTGGTTGGCGATCAAGGCACTCAGCTTGAATACGATCATCTGGTGTTTGCCACCGGATCTTTACCTGCACGCATCCCTACTCCAGGTCAGCACCTCAATCATATTTATGCGTTTAGAACGATGGCGGATGTGGATTCTATTATCCACTCATCCAAATCGGCCAAATCTGCCGTTGTTGTCGGCGGTGGCTTATTAGGATTAGAAGCCGCCTATGGGCTAGCGATTAAAGGAATTAAAACGACTGTAGTTAACCGTGCTGGCCATGTTCTAAATCGTCAGCTCGATGAAGCCGCTGGCGAAATGCTACGCCAAGCCATGCTTGAAAAAGGCGTGGACACCGCATTAAACGCTGACATTAAAGAATTTACCGGCTCCGACCGCGTTACCGGCGTTGCGCTAGAAAGCGGCGAAGTAATCGCCGCCGACCTCGTAATCATTGCTATTGGGATCACTCCCAATACAGCCTTGGCACACGCAGCAGGCTTAAATGTTGGTCGTGGCATTATTGTTGATGACTACTTGGTCACATCCGACCCACACATTAGTGGCTTAGGTGAATGCATAGAACATCGTGGCGAAACCTTTGGTTTGGTCGCACCCATCTGGGATCAGGCGCGTTTACTCGCAGATCGCTTGGTCTTCAATACTCAACTTCCGTATCTCTCTTCGGCAGTCCCAACCAAGCTCAAAGTGTCAGGCATTGACCTGTTCTCGGCAGGCGAGGTTAACGGCCTTCCAGAAGACCGCATTGTGATATTACAAGACCCTTCCCAAAGGGCGTATCGCAAATTAATTATCCGCGACCAAAAGCTGGTGGGCATTGTCTTGTTTGGCGATGTTCAAGATGGCAACTGGTATTTCGAACTACTTGAGCAGCAGAGCAAGGTTGATGATTTGCTGCCTCACCTGATGTTTGGGCAAGCCTTTTGCCGACAAGCACTAGAACACAACAATCAGCCTGAGAATGCGCTGACAGGAGCATCGTTATGA
- the nirB gene encoding nitrite reductase large subunit NirB, with protein sequence MNKQNLVVVGNGMVGHQFLQSLADSGQLEQFNVTVFCEEPRLAYDRVYLSSYFSGATADDLAMGHIEVYQSWGLNVLIGEAVTHIDRDHQHVLTNKGTKLFYDKLVLATGSYPFVPPMPGHDREHCLVYRTIEDLEAIKASAEKGKIGVVVGGGLLGLEAAKALKDLGLETHVVEFAPRLMAVQLDEGGGNLLRSKIEGMGVKVHTGKNTQQIVDGEDAYHRMEFADGDSLETDLVLFSAGIRPRDNLARQCGLDVGERGGIVVNNNCQTSDENIYAIGECALWENRIFGLVAPGYAMAKVVVSQLNKGDTQFLGADMSTKLKLMGVDVASIGDAHAHTPGAKSYVYNDEVNEIYKKIVVSESGKILLGAILVGEAEAYGTLLQYALNAIELPANPEVLIVPNFGGDDAQTGLGVSSLPETAQICSCHDVTKGGICCSIDNGAQTVGDVKADTKAGTGCGGCVQLLTDLVNHELSARGVEVSTDICEHFSYTREDLYNIIRVEGVKTFKDLLHSHGNGGHGCEICKPLIGSILASCWNEYVLDTPHVSLQDTNDTFLANMQKDGTYSVVPRVPGGEITPDQLIAIGQVGKEYNLYTKITGGQRIDLFGARLEELPSIWSKLIDAGLETGHAYGKSLRTVKSCVGSTWCRYGVDDSVGLAIELENRYKGLRAPHKIKFAVSGCTRECAEAQSKDVGIIATENGWNLYLCGNGGMKPRHGDLFATDLDKDTLIKYIDRFLMFYVKTGKRLQRTSVWMENLEGGLDYLRKVVIDDHLNVAQELEDQMDSIVGTYECEWKRTVEDPIALKRFRTFVNSEEKDNNILFVEERGQIRPARDEEKAEPIKLVG encoded by the coding sequence ATGAATAAGCAAAATCTCGTGGTTGTCGGTAACGGCATGGTAGGACACCAATTCCTACAAAGCCTTGCTGATAGCGGGCAGTTAGAACAATTTAACGTCACTGTGTTTTGTGAAGAACCACGTTTGGCTTATGACCGCGTGTATCTGAGCAGTTATTTCTCTGGCGCTACCGCCGATGACTTAGCTATGGGTCACATAGAAGTCTACCAAAGCTGGGGGTTAAATGTCCTGATCGGCGAAGCGGTTACTCACATTGACCGTGACCACCAGCACGTACTAACCAATAAAGGCACCAAGCTTTTCTATGACAAACTTGTGCTTGCTACAGGGTCTTATCCATTTGTGCCGCCAATGCCAGGGCATGACCGTGAACACTGCTTAGTTTACCGTACAATAGAAGACCTAGAAGCCATCAAAGCGTCTGCTGAAAAAGGTAAAATTGGGGTTGTCGTCGGTGGTGGACTGCTCGGGCTAGAAGCAGCAAAAGCCTTAAAAGACTTAGGCCTAGAAACGCATGTCGTCGAATTTGCACCCCGCCTAATGGCTGTTCAGCTAGACGAGGGTGGCGGTAACTTACTACGTAGCAAAATAGAAGGTATGGGCGTTAAAGTGCATACCGGCAAAAATACTCAGCAAATTGTCGACGGTGAAGATGCTTACCACCGTATGGAATTTGCCGACGGGGATTCATTAGAAACGGACTTGGTGCTGTTTTCCGCCGGTATACGACCACGTGATAATCTGGCACGCCAATGTGGCTTAGACGTAGGTGAACGTGGTGGTATCGTCGTCAATAACAACTGCCAGACCTCAGACGAAAACATCTATGCCATTGGTGAGTGCGCACTGTGGGAAAACCGTATCTTTGGTTTAGTGGCTCCTGGCTACGCCATGGCGAAAGTGGTCGTTTCACAGCTCAATAAGGGCGATACACAATTCTTGGGTGCCGATATGAGCACCAAGTTAAAGCTAATGGGTGTTGACGTTGCGAGCATCGGTGATGCACACGCGCATACTCCCGGTGCCAAAAGCTATGTGTACAACGATGAAGTTAACGAGATTTACAAAAAAATCGTGGTTAGCGAATCCGGCAAAATTCTTCTAGGAGCTATCTTAGTCGGTGAAGCCGAAGCGTACGGCACATTACTGCAATACGCGTTAAATGCCATCGAACTACCTGCCAACCCAGAAGTGTTAATCGTCCCTAACTTTGGTGGTGACGACGCACAAACCGGCTTAGGTGTTAGCTCCCTCCCTGAAACAGCGCAAATATGCTCATGCCACGATGTAACAAAAGGAGGCATTTGTTGCTCAATTGATAATGGAGCTCAAACTGTTGGGGATGTAAAAGCCGACACCAAAGCTGGTACGGGCTGCGGCGGTTGCGTACAACTATTAACCGACCTTGTAAATCACGAGTTATCCGCTCGCGGTGTAGAAGTAAGTACTGATATCTGCGAGCACTTCTCATATACGCGAGAAGACCTATACAACATTATCCGTGTAGAAGGCGTAAAAACCTTTAAAGACCTACTCCACTCGCACGGAAATGGCGGTCATGGTTGCGAAATTTGCAAACCATTAATTGGCTCTATTCTGGCCTCTTGCTGGAATGAATACGTGCTAGATACGCCGCATGTAAGCCTGCAAGATACGAACGATACTTTCTTAGCCAACATGCAGAAAGATGGGACTTACTCAGTCGTGCCTCGTGTACCGGGTGGAGAAATCACACCTGATCAATTGATTGCTATTGGACAAGTAGGCAAAGAATACAACCTCTACACTAAAATCACTGGCGGTCAACGAATCGACTTATTCGGCGCCCGTTTAGAAGAGCTACCTTCTATTTGGTCAAAACTAATCGATGCCGGTTTAGAAACTGGCCACGCATACGGCAAGTCTTTGCGTACGGTTAAATCCTGTGTCGGCAGCACCTGGTGCCGTTACGGTGTCGATGACAGTGTGGGTTTAGCGATCGAATTAGAAAACCGCTACAAGGGATTACGTGCACCGCATAAGATTAAGTTTGCTGTTTCAGGTTGTACCCGGGAATGTGCCGAAGCACAAAGTAAAGACGTCGGTATCATTGCAACCGAAAATGGCTGGAACCTTTATCTTTGCGGTAACGGTGGGATGAAACCCCGTCATGGTGATCTTTTTGCAACCGATCTCGATAAAGATACCCTCATCAAGTACATCGATCGCTTCTTAATGTTTTACGTTAAGACCGGTAAGCGCCTACAGCGCACATCCGTTTGGATGGAAAACCTAGAAGGTGGGCTGGATTACCTACGAAAAGTGGTTATCGATGACCATCTCAATGTTGCGCAAGAGCTTGAAGATCAAATGGACAGCATTGTAGGGACTTATGAGTGTGAGTGGAAACGTACGGTTGAAGACCCTATTGCACTTAAACGCTTCCGTACATTTGTTAATAGTGAAGAGAAAGATAACAACATTTTGTTCGTCGAAGAGCGTGGCCAAATACGCCCCGCACGCGATGAAGAAAAAGCAGAACCGATCAAACTGGTTGGGTGA
- a CDS encoding sensor histidine kinase, with translation MFASRIKTQLLLISLAPLLLVMLLVLGFLVGTTRDGIEEQVQNRGDEIAAQIVSMSEFFFYTGDMEKLSEVVELMINIDELISIKFSDAKGRILLARELDSVNQTIRTFRVAIRNQDPLVDELIELAATSEPATILGYLHIGISEDRITTQLQAFYIRTLLIGLVALLLGLVLAYLMSRKMTSALSSLAVTAREIELKSLTARCPENGHGELLELQHIFNEMAESLERNEQHMLRRIEEATRSLNASVDELSQKNEELAKQRQEAIELERSKAISDERARIMKDMHDGVGGQLVSSLAIIERESDSEARNNIAATLRECLDDFRLIINSLNVNANNLDAIMADFKYRLDKRIKSLSISLHWQIDPKADQITLQPQQALHLLRILQEATTNIIKHADATRISISLQSDGDGVQLMICDNGNCRLLERNDYDASVSSEGYGLTNMQWRARQLKGTISFLNNEPSGFCVKLILPEFVIH, from the coding sequence ATGTTTGCATCCCGGATTAAAACGCAGCTGTTATTGATATCGCTAGCGCCCTTGCTGCTGGTGATGCTGTTGGTGTTGGGCTTTTTAGTAGGGACTACGCGTGACGGTATAGAGGAGCAAGTACAGAATCGAGGAGATGAAATAGCCGCTCAGATAGTCAGTATGTCCGAATTCTTTTTTTACACCGGAGACATGGAAAAGCTCAGTGAGGTTGTCGAGCTTATGATTAATATAGATGAGCTAATCTCTATTAAATTTAGTGATGCTAAAGGGCGTATCCTATTAGCCAGAGAGTTAGATAGTGTTAATCAAACGATTCGTACGTTTCGGGTAGCGATTCGAAATCAAGATCCGTTGGTCGATGAGCTTATCGAATTAGCCGCCACATCAGAGCCTGCGACTATATTGGGCTATCTTCATATCGGTATTTCTGAAGACCGCATTACAACCCAGCTGCAAGCTTTTTACATCCGTACCTTATTAATTGGCCTAGTGGCACTGTTACTCGGTTTGGTTTTAGCCTATCTGATGAGCCGGAAAATGACGTCGGCTTTGTCATCTCTTGCCGTCACGGCGCGCGAAATAGAACTTAAATCTTTGACTGCGCGTTGCCCTGAAAACGGACACGGAGAACTACTCGAACTACAGCACATATTTAATGAGATGGCTGAGTCCTTAGAGCGGAATGAGCAGCATATGTTGCGCCGCATAGAAGAGGCAACGAGAAGTTTAAATGCGTCTGTCGATGAACTGTCTCAAAAAAATGAAGAGTTGGCAAAGCAGCGTCAAGAGGCCATAGAGCTTGAACGCTCTAAAGCTATTTCGGATGAACGCGCGCGCATTATGAAAGATATGCATGATGGGGTAGGTGGGCAACTGGTGAGTTCTTTAGCGATCATAGAACGCGAGAGCGATTCTGAGGCAAGAAACAATATAGCGGCCACCTTAAGAGAGTGTTTGGATGATTTTAGGCTGATTATTAACTCGCTCAATGTTAATGCGAACAACCTTGATGCCATTATGGCGGACTTTAAATACCGATTAGATAAGCGTATTAAGTCACTATCGATTAGTTTGCACTGGCAAATTGATCCTAAGGCCGATCAAATTACGTTGCAGCCCCAGCAGGCATTGCATTTGCTACGAATACTTCAAGAAGCTACGACGAATATAATTAAGCACGCTGACGCCACCCGTATCAGTATCAGTTTGCAGTCTGATGGCGATGGAGTGCAGTTGATGATTTGCGATAACGGGAATTGCCGACTACTTGAGCGCAACGACTATGATGCTTCTGTCAGTTCTGAGGGATATGGGTTGACTAATATGCAGTGGCGGGCGCGACAGTTAAAAGGAACCATCAGTTTCTTGAATAACGAACCAAGTGGTTTCTGCGTGAAACTCATTCTGCCTGAGTTTGTTATTCACTGA
- a CDS encoding bifunctional protein-serine/threonine kinase/phosphatase, giving the protein MSQKLDVNFGGYSIAGLKSLNQDSFAASNPTGNEREFKGIAAAIADGVSSCEDSHIASQTAVTSFISDYLSTSPSWSVSTSASRVLTSLNRWLFQENQSRQGHLSSMLTTFSSVVIKSSSLYCFHVGDSRIYLMSNGNLEQLSTDHVLNGGSQEYLSRALGADSHLEVDFFKRLLNEGDRVLMTTDGVHGFLSQSQLKTLMLAEHETLEEHAKAIVNAAVEAGSDDNLTALILDIRQLGIETLDETQQRLTRLPIPPVLTVGNKIDGYEVQQVIFSGTRSHMYLVKDIESNDKYVLKAPSENFTEDLVYLDGFIREEWVGQTLDHNNVMKTFRPLRPKQFMYYLGEYIEGTDLRQWMRDNPEPSIDVVRQITKQIIAGLRAFQRKDMVHQDLKPENIMLTIDGTIKILDFGTVLVAGSNEIISPLDKSIPQGSVNYIAPEYLMGESGNSQSDLFSLAVIVYEMLTGKLPYKERPPNAAQLKYYSELDYLPSIQHRKDLPLWIEGCLRKALQPNPSHRYAAFSEFLHDLTVPNRSLEASIKAKPLMERNPTLFWQSCCAALVLLNIYQWLF; this is encoded by the coding sequence ATGAGTCAGAAATTAGATGTCAATTTTGGTGGTTATTCCATTGCCGGCCTTAAAAGCCTAAATCAAGACTCCTTTGCAGCTTCTAACCCAACGGGAAATGAACGCGAGTTTAAAGGCATTGCCGCTGCTATTGCCGATGGCGTAAGCAGCTGCGAGGACTCTCACATTGCAAGCCAAACCGCAGTGACTAGCTTTATTTCTGACTACTTAAGCACCTCTCCTAGCTGGAGTGTCAGTACCAGCGCTTCTCGCGTCCTCACCAGTTTGAATCGCTGGCTATTTCAAGAAAACCAAAGCCGGCAAGGTCATCTCTCTAGCATGCTCACCACGTTTTCATCGGTCGTGATCAAGTCATCGAGCTTATATTGCTTTCACGTGGGCGACTCTCGTATTTACCTGATGAGTAACGGTAACTTGGAGCAGCTTTCAACTGACCATGTGTTGAACGGTGGATCACAAGAGTATTTATCCCGCGCACTGGGTGCTGATTCACACTTAGAAGTCGATTTTTTTAAGCGGCTTTTAAACGAGGGGGATCGCGTTTTAATGACAACCGATGGGGTGCATGGCTTTTTATCACAAAGCCAATTAAAAACTCTCATGCTGGCTGAGCACGAGACTCTTGAAGAGCACGCTAAAGCAATAGTTAATGCTGCTGTTGAAGCCGGCAGTGATGACAACCTGACCGCTTTAATCCTCGATATAAGGCAGTTAGGTATAGAAACGCTAGACGAAACACAGCAACGGTTAACACGTTTACCTATCCCTCCTGTTTTAACCGTCGGTAACAAGATAGACGGTTACGAAGTCCAGCAGGTTATCTTTAGCGGTACACGCAGTCACATGTATCTAGTCAAGGACATAGAATCAAACGACAAATACGTTTTAAAAGCGCCTTCAGAGAATTTTACAGAGGATTTAGTCTACCTCGATGGTTTTATTCGTGAAGAGTGGGTTGGCCAAACCCTAGACCATAATAATGTGATGAAAACCTTTCGCCCCCTACGTCCTAAACAGTTCATGTATTATTTAGGTGAGTACATTGAAGGCACCGATTTACGGCAATGGATGCGAGATAACCCTGAACCCTCGATTGATGTGGTTCGCCAAATCACCAAGCAGATAATTGCAGGGCTAAGAGCCTTTCAACGTAAGGACATGGTCCATCAGGATTTAAAGCCCGAAAACATCATGCTGACGATCGATGGCACTATCAAGATTTTGGATTTTGGAACCGTCCTAGTGGCTGGCAGCAATGAAATCATCTCCCCTTTGGATAAATCGATTCCGCAGGGAAGTGTTAATTACATCGCACCTGAATATTTAATGGGTGAAAGTGGAAACTCGCAATCTGACCTGTTCTCGCTGGCCGTTATTGTTTACGAAATGCTCACTGGCAAGCTCCCCTACAAAGAGCGTCCCCCTAACGCAGCTCAACTAAAATACTACAGTGAGCTGGATTATTTACCTTCTATCCAGCACCGAAAAGACCTACCTCTTTGGATAGAAGGCTGTTTACGCAAAGCTCTTCAACCTAATCCATCCCATCGATACGCGGCTTTTTCAGAATTTTTGCACGACCTGACTGTTCCCAACCGATCACTGGAAGCCAGCATCAAAGCCAAACCACTCATGGAACGCAACCCTACTTTGTTTTGGCAAAGCTGCTGCGCTGCGCTGGTACTTTTAAATATATATCAATGGTTATTCTAA
- a CDS encoding rhomboid family intramembrane serine protease, producing the protein MLLLLKKEWRQRKGDTFISKLEPIHWFAVLCVALFLACAPWATEWTQLWVWNNSQPYPWSVLSAHFAHWSWPHFWTNLCAFITFLAIYGRYLSARSFVTYCLAIIISCDVYLYFAYERAFYLGFSSILYGLFSIAALIHFKTTKVISLAVIGFLIFKSLSQWLMPIDNNLYGIAVASDVHIVGMLTGVGLFIVITVKQARI; encoded by the coding sequence ATGTTGCTATTGCTAAAAAAGGAGTGGCGGCAAAGAAAGGGGGACACATTCATCAGCAAACTAGAGCCTATTCATTGGTTTGCTGTGCTCTGTGTAGCCCTTTTTTTAGCCTGCGCACCTTGGGCCACTGAATGGACTCAACTCTGGGTATGGAACAATAGCCAGCCATACCCATGGTCGGTATTGAGTGCTCACTTTGCTCATTGGTCTTGGCCACATTTTTGGACTAACTTATGCGCATTTATCACTTTTTTAGCGATTTATGGACGTTATCTTTCGGCTAGATCGTTTGTAACTTACTGCCTAGCTATCATTATTAGTTGTGATGTCTATCTGTATTTTGCGTATGAACGAGCCTTTTATCTTGGCTTCTCTTCAATTTTATATGGGCTATTTAGCATCGCGGCTTTGATTCACTTTAAGACTACTAAGGTCATCAGCCTCGCCGTTATTGGCTTTCTTATATTCAAAAGCCTTAGCCAATGGTTAATGCCTATCGACAACAATTTGTATGGTATTGCGGTAGCATCAGACGTGCACATTGTTGGCATGTTGACGGGGGTAGGACTGTTTATTGTCATAACAGTGAAACAAGCGCGGATATAA
- a CDS encoding reprolysin-like metallopeptidase — translation MYLFKASFAAIFFTSTLTSLSSVAAPLNPWIDSNAPSVQAKSYSDKRPNVSAKQARALNADFDQLTQTLLAITDATPIDVVIPLPDGLSATYQLTLTQLMAVDLGNKYPNIKTFEGVDLANPANKGRFDITPLGFHGMFLHQGEWVLIDPANHQDTQAYLSYSAKNAIPLSTSVQDEALNPFSNYANNALQAKSLAQTTASGSQLRTYRIAVSATGEYTQFFGGTKANAIAGITTALNRVNTIFQQDLAVQLELVSNSDELIYTNPNTDPFVNNDPNSDIDTNMVLAANVLGVNAFDLGHVFTTTGSGLAYVGSVCDNSQISGGGYYKAGAVSGLSQPNSDIFYIGLLAHELGHQFGANHSFNGTQAVCSSGRNAETAWEPGSGSTIMSYSGLCDSENIQNDSSAFFHGGSIKEIQSYLSGTSCAATRSLNNAAPTVSAGSDYIIPALTPFMLEASASDTNGDTLSYIWEELDAGSASSSAATMIDNGSGALFRSYEPTDSAIRYFPQLTDLLDDTTSLGEAYPTTNRDLNFQVTVRDGNGGVSYDANVITVDRDSGPFTVNSPVLNEQWTTGEEVSVEWDVAGTNTSPVNCPAVDILLSTDGGASFPTALLSGTTNNGEQTFVMPAVTSNDARLMVRCTNNIFFAINPGRFSIVSGGNTDLTTVDTDPYTTPTTEVTPPSSGSSNSGGGGGSIPPFALLALVIAGALSLTGCKTVASPHAPVDPHHGSHHHPSTGDTARAQADAKHAMEHNDYRFFAIPGREIILPGIAQQHVSSINTQYGTQNIPVSDALQSAQDKHERDHWIEYAAEYNRYLATQLNSDYLAR, via the coding sequence ATGTATCTCTTTAAAGCATCTTTCGCGGCTATTTTTTTTACGTCTACCCTCACCTCGTTATCAAGTGTAGCGGCCCCTCTCAACCCCTGGATAGACAGCAACGCACCGTCAGTACAAGCAAAATCATATAGTGACAAGCGCCCTAATGTTTCGGCCAAGCAAGCACGTGCCCTTAATGCTGATTTTGACCAGCTCACTCAAACGCTGTTAGCCATAACAGATGCGACCCCGATTGATGTAGTGATTCCATTACCCGACGGCCTCAGTGCTACCTACCAACTGACATTAACACAGCTCATGGCCGTTGATTTGGGCAACAAATATCCAAATATCAAAACCTTTGAAGGGGTCGATTTAGCCAACCCTGCTAACAAAGGTCGTTTTGATATCACACCACTTGGGTTTCATGGCATGTTTCTACACCAAGGTGAATGGGTATTAATTGATCCTGCCAACCACCAAGATACACAAGCATACCTCAGTTATAGCGCTAAAAACGCCATCCCATTGTCTACTTCTGTACAGGATGAAGCCCTTAATCCTTTCAGTAATTACGCTAACAATGCCCTGCAGGCTAAATCGCTTGCTCAAACAACGGCGTCAGGATCTCAATTACGTACCTATCGTATTGCAGTCAGTGCTACGGGCGAGTACACCCAATTTTTTGGGGGAACAAAAGCCAATGCGATAGCCGGGATAACAACTGCACTCAACCGTGTTAATACCATTTTTCAACAAGATTTAGCGGTACAACTTGAATTAGTCAGCAACAGTGATGAGCTAATTTACACAAACCCGAACACAGACCCGTTTGTCAACAATGACCCTAACTCTGATATAGATACTAATATGGTGCTTGCGGCTAATGTGCTGGGCGTCAATGCCTTTGACTTGGGCCATGTGTTTACCACAACAGGTAGCGGCCTCGCCTATGTGGGAAGCGTCTGTGATAACTCACAAATCAGCGGAGGCGGTTATTATAAAGCAGGTGCCGTTTCTGGGCTTTCACAGCCTAATTCAGATATTTTCTACATTGGGCTATTGGCGCATGAGCTAGGCCATCAATTTGGCGCCAACCATTCTTTTAATGGCACGCAAGCTGTGTGCAGTTCAGGGCGCAATGCAGAGACGGCATGGGAACCCGGAAGCGGCTCTACAATCATGTCCTACTCTGGCTTGTGCGATAGCGAAAACATACAGAATGATTCTAGCGCTTTTTTTCATGGCGGCTCGATTAAAGAGATTCAAAGCTACCTGAGCGGCACATCGTGTGCGGCTACCCGCTCTTTAAACAATGCTGCCCCCACCGTTTCAGCCGGTAGCGATTATATTATCCCGGCGCTAACGCCGTTTATGCTAGAGGCATCAGCATCTGATACCAATGGCGATACACTGAGCTATATTTGGGAAGAGTTGGACGCAGGTAGCGCATCATCTAGTGCTGCAACCATGATAGACAATGGCTCAGGCGCTCTTTTTAGGTCCTATGAACCCACCGATTCGGCTATCCGATATTTTCCTCAACTAACGGACCTTCTTGATGACACCACGTCGTTAGGAGAAGCTTACCCAACCACAAACCGAGACCTCAATTTCCAAGTCACAGTTCGCGATGGTAATGGAGGCGTTAGTTATGATGCGAATGTCATTACCGTTGATCGGGATTCCGGGCCTTTTACTGTTAACAGCCCTGTGCTAAACGAACAATGGACAACGGGTGAGGAAGTTAGCGTGGAGTGGGACGTAGCAGGGACGAATACCAGCCCGGTTAATTGTCCCGCCGTGGATATTCTATTATCAACTGATGGCGGAGCCAGCTTCCCAACTGCTTTATTATCTGGCACGACCAATAACGGCGAGCAAACTTTTGTGATGCCAGCAGTAACCAGTAATGACGCACGATTGATGGTGCGTTGCACTAACAATATCTTTTTTGCGATTAATCCGGGTCGCTTTTCTATAGTATCTGGAGGCAATACCGATTTAACTACGGTTGATACAGATCCATACACTACGCCCACAACCGAGGTCACCCCGCCATCTTCAGGCTCGTCGAATAGTGGCGGTGGCGGCGGTAGTATTCCCCCATTTGCCTTACTCGCTTTAGTGATAGCCGGTGCACTTAGCCTAACTGGCTGCAAAACGGTAGCTAGTCCACATGCCCCCGTAGACCCTCATCATGGTAGCCATCATCATCCTAGTACGGGAGATACGGCTCGTGCTCAAGCCGATGCCAAACACGCCATGGAACATAACGACTATCGTTTTTTTGCTATTCCTGGGCGCGAAATAATATTGCCGGGCATAGCGCAACAACACGTCAGCTCCATTAATACTCAATACGGAACACAAAATATTCCTGTTTCTGATGCATTACAGTCGGCTCAAGATAAGCACGAGCGTGACCATTGGATAGAGTATGCCGCCGAATATAACCGATATTTAGCCACGCAACTTAACAGCGACTATCTTGCTCGTTAA
- the nirD gene encoding nitrite reductase small subunit NirD, translating to MTTANWIDLCGVEDLVSDSGVCALLGDKQVALFYLPTENKVFALGQFDPIGKANVMSRGIIGSSGDDIYVASPLYKQRFRLNDGVCLDDETVSLPCWTAQIVDNRVKIQA from the coding sequence ATGACAACAGCTAATTGGATTGATTTGTGCGGAGTTGAAGATTTAGTAAGCGATAGTGGCGTTTGTGCGCTACTCGGCGACAAGCAAGTCGCACTCTTCTATCTACCAACCGAAAATAAGGTATTTGCGTTAGGTCAGTTTGATCCTATCGGCAAAGCGAATGTCATGTCTCGTGGCATTATTGGATCAAGCGGTGATGATATTTACGTAGCTTCACCTTTATATAAGCAGCGTTTTCGCCTAAACGACGGCGTATGTTTAGATGACGAGACGGTATCACTTCCGTGCTGGACAGCGCAGATAGTTGATAACCGCGTCAAAATTCAAGCATAA